The Megachile rotundata isolate GNS110a chromosome 3, iyMegRotu1, whole genome shotgun sequence genome includes a window with the following:
- the MEP-1 gene encoding zinc finger protein MEP-1 isoform X3, giving the protein MYQLNSGGPMEGTLEEPPVKDSSQASPDKVLKDVIPNGVNGNYNDREEYDDANVDASEFGSKEINSAENEKREENGREDDEDENKMEVDIEERDLESEDSEQNGVAQSRSNRGEMSESENDSKTSKSSEGVSEMDNFSEVSKTEDKCKNTSCEAMEVDEQSNNSDVECLDESVTEIHSDNDDVFAMKNSTVKDIQNLSSSSEAQHNESTEIVDSNTDTTDVKICEENGSCGSPEIEEITDSAKNGHNTTTERTNKDQKQRKQRKQIDLGNITPRRSSRNIKRTSYIEKEIEEEVEDDGSDIEEIKMEDPLAGIDSKDKENSKLKSPIKNSKTTIVVNDTKRLVEIAAGSKSMKGGKKEPTLVIIDTNSILSGRGGVPVSSSKPHHTASSTSSFSVVPMGMTTQTMYPNMRTTITPVPMTSKSAQLSPKTSNMTTVTPTVTPPILPTLTDDMFVVEAPSFIVPYVYEKPPLKPLKEFVTKLEKCLEEKEKEERSNRVMEENKGDDCEEDSSESSQKNKDKDEDSENEGNDGNEGSSKSKDGEDKGDNSLDLTESGFSNISDKQDIRQEDRNKVLTYFDLPLGKFFMQIGVNLVQEYVQTDLLRTQKRKQGKQGSTSAETQLAINSLIKNLEFSKENNEPFHLELKKCEFCSFKTESTLVMQHHLETPHMRNYVYKCNFCTVEVRSPHDILFHMEAEHNTRGRLERGPAFHQCPNCPFEDNQKGKLTRHILACTKKFRPEKNLEPATDWEPPAKIPRLNRTRPVGPTNPSALAMAMSAKGPQPLLPKLLPAPITTGRGRGRPPMQPRYSDLKTLRPGGTTMRQDNVAGMMYRPTSSGLLVPTSYQFGSNQIFQNTSPKNPTAKLLSQPSISITPLPRTTSQTSAPGSGTSSKSGGKTTFVICEICDGYIKDLEQLRNHMQWIHKVKIHPKMIYNRPPLNCQKCQFRFFTDQGLERHLLGSHGLVTSSMQEAANKGKDAGRCPACGRVYQWKLLNHVARDHGMTLKPAHLSYKCTVCTATFGMYKQFENHVYSAHSVVAKRVMDKKNAPSSPSSRSNDSLLKPLKINDEITIIPQPAKPTTRSGASQGRGK; this is encoded by the exons ATGT ATCAATTGAACAGTGGTGGCCCCATGGAAGGCACGTTGGAAGAACCCCCTGTTAAGGACTCATCTCAGGCCAGTCCTGATAAGGTTCTCAAAG atGTGATTCCAAATGGTGTTAATGGAAATTATAATGACAGAGAAGAGTATGATGATGCAAATGTCGATGCATCTGAATTTGGATCTAAAGAAATTAACAGTGCTGAAAATGAGAAGAGGGAGGAAAATGGGAGGGAAGATGACGAAgatgaaaataaaatggaagTTGACATCGAAGAAAGGGATTTAGAATCTGAAGACAGTGAACAAAATGGGGTAGCTCAAAGTAGAAGTAACAGGGGTGAAATGTCAGAGTCAGAAAATGACTCAAAAACATCTAAATCATCTGAGGGTGTCAGTGAGATGGACAATTTTAGTGAAGTGTCTAAGACTGAAGATAAGTGTAAAAACACATCTTGTGAGGCTATGGAAGTTGATGAACAGAGTAATAACTCGGATGTCGAATGTCTTGACGAAAGTGTAACAGAAATACACTCTGATAATGATGATGTGTTCGCTATGAAAAATTCTACTGTTAAGGATATTCAAAATTTATCGAGCAGTAGTGAAGCGCAGCATAATGAAAGTACCGAGATTGTTGACAGTAACACAGATACAACtgatgtgaaaatttgtgagGAAAATGGAAGTTGTGGTAGTcctgaaattgaagaaataacaGACAGTGCAAAGAATGGTCATAATACCACGACAGAGCGTACTAACAAAGATCAGAAACAAAGGAAGCAAAGAAAACAAATAGATCTTGGTAATATTACGCCAAGAAGAAGTTCTCGTAATATAAAAAGGACAagttacatagaaaaagaaatagaagaGGAGGTAGAGGACGATGGTTCTGACATAGAAGAAATTAAAATGGAAGATCCTTTAGCTGGTATTGACAGTAAAGATAAAGAGAATTCTAAATTGAAATCACCAATTAAAAACAGCAAAACTACTATTGTGGTTAATGATACTAAACGGCTAGTGGAAATTGCAGCTGGTAGTAAATCTATGAAAGGAGGTAAAAAAGAACCTACCTTAGTTATTATAGACACAAATTCTATTCTTTCCGGGCGTGGTGGTGTTCCTGTGAGTAGCAGTAAACCTCATCATACTGCTTCCAGTACTAGTTCATTTTCAGTAGTTCCAATGGGTATGACTACGCAAACAATGTATCCTAATATGAGAACAACAATTACCCCTGTGCCCATGACATCAAAATCTGCACAGTTAAGTCCTAAAACCAGTAATATGACTACGGTAACACCTACAGTAACACCTCCTATATTACCTACATTGACTGACGATATGTTTGTAGTAGAAGCACCATCTTTTATAGTACCATATGTATATGAAAAACCACCTCTTAAACCATTAAAAGAATTTGTCACAAAACTAGAAAAATGCTTAGAAGAAAAGGAGAAGGAAGAGAGGAGTAATAGAGTCATGGAAGAGAATAAAGGGGATGATTGTGAAGAAGACTCGTCAGAATCGAGTCAGAAAAACAAAGACAAAGATGAAGACAGTGAAAATGAAGGAAACGACGGAAATGAAGGAAGTTCTAAAAGCAAAGATGGAGAGGACAAAGGTGATAATTCATTAGATTTAACTGAATCTGGATTTAGTAATATAAGTGATAAACAAGACATAAGGCAAGAAGATAGGAACAAAGTATTGACTTATTTTGATTTACCATTGGGAaaatttttcatgcaaattgGAGTGAATCTTGTTCAAGAATATGTGCAAACGGATCTTTTACGGACTCAAAAGCGTAAACAAGGCAAACAAGGTAGCACATCAGCTGAAACTCAGTTAGCTATAAATTCACTTATAAAGAATCTAGAATTTAGTAAAGAAAATAATGAACCATTCCACTTAGAACTGAAAAAATGTGAATTCTGTAGTTTTAAAACAGAATCAACCTTAGTCATGCAACATCATTTAGAAACACCACATATGCGCAATTACGTCTACAAGTGTAACTTCTGTACAGTCGAAGTACGTAGTCCTCATGATATTTTATTCCACATGGAAGCAGAACATAATACTCGCGGGAGGTTGGAGCGTGGTCCAGCTTTTCATCAATGTCCTAATTGTCCGTTTGAGGATAATCAAAAAGGCAAATTGACTCGACACATACTTGCTTGTACTAAAAAATTCAGACCAGAAAAGAACTTGGAACCAGCCACAGATTGGGAACCTCCAGCAAAGATTCCGAGATTAAACAGAACAAGGCCTGTTGGACCGACTAATCCGAGTGCACTTGCTATGGCAATGAGTGCTAAAGGACCACAACCACTTTTACCAAAATTACTTCCTGCTCCAATCACTACAGGTCGTGGAAGAGGACGACCACCTATGCAACCAAGATATTCAGATTTGAAGACGTTACGGCCGGGTGGTACAACAATGCGACAAG ATAATGTTGCAGGAATGATGTATCGTCCAACATCTTCCGGTTTATTAGTCCCTACTTCATACCAATTTGGTAGCAACCAAATATTTCAG AATACAAGTCCTAAGAATCCCACAGCAAAGTTATTAAGTCAGCCAAGTATATCTATTACTCCATTACCGCGTACTACATCTCAGACCTCTGCTCCCGGTTCAGGAACTTCATCAAAGTCTGGCGGGAAAACTACATTTGTTATATGTGAGATCTGCGATGGTTATATTAAg GACTTAGAACAACTACGTAATCATATGCAATGGATTCACAAAGTAAAAATACATCCAAAGATGATTTATAATAGACCTCCACTGAATTGCCAAAAATGTCAGTTTCGGTTTTTCACAGATCAG GGTCTGGAAAGACATTTACTTGGATCTCATGGGTTGGTCACATCGAGTATGCAAGAAGCTGCAAACAAAGGAAAAGATGCAGGCCGCTGTCCTGCTTGCGGCAGA GTATATCAATGGAAATTACTAAATCATGTTGCGCGAGATCACGGAATGACACTAAAACCGGCGCATCTATCTTATAAATGTACAGTTTGCACTGCCACATTTGGAATGTATAAGCAATTTGAAAATCATGTTTATTCGGCACATAGTGTCGTTGCTAAAAGAGTGATGGATAAGAAGAATGCACCTTCGTCTCCATCGTCCAGATCCAATGATTCCCTTCTGAAACCATTGAAGATTAACGATGAAATAACAATTATTCCACAACCAGCAAAACCCACAACCAGATCGGGTGCATCTCAAGGCAGAGGAAAATAG
- the LOC100878317 gene encoding uncharacterized protein LOC100878317 — translation MSRKKHNVSYIKPNEPKFLRELKEQIGYKEGPTIETKREVLPVDSDNEEERDEEKPVVVVLNSEHLTEEQAEAFKKKKEEEEASAPADLSKRIIFRKNKISETESETVDKPVKKKIKRRKQEKAVLSFNDNDEDYL, via the exons atgtcACGAAAAAAGCACAATGTGTCATATATTAAGCCAAATGAGCCAAAATTTCTACGTGAATTAAAAGAACAAATAGGATATAAAGAAGGACCCACAATCGAAACAAAG AGGGAAGTGTTGCCAGTAGATTCAGACAATGAAGAAGAACGTGATGAAGAAAAACCAGTTGTGGTTGTATTAAATTCTGAACATTTAACAGAGGAACAAGCTGAAGCAtttaagaagaaaaaagaagaag AAGAAGCTAGTGCTCCAGCAGATCTATCTAAACGAATCATATTTAGGAAGAATAAAATATCAGAAACAGAATCAGAAACTGTAGATAAACCTGTGAAGAAGAAGATAAAGAGAAGAAAACAGGAAAAGGCAGTGTTATCTTTCAATGATAACGATGAAGATtatctttaa
- the MEP-1 gene encoding zinc finger protein MEP-1 isoform X1, with protein sequence MYQLNSGGPMEGTLEEPPVKDSSQASPDKVLKDVIPNGVNGNYNDREEYDDANVDASEFGSKEINSAENEKREENGREDDEDENKMEVDIEERDLESEDSEQNGVAQSRSNRGEMSESENDSKTSKSSEGVSEMDNFSEVSKTEDKCKNTSCEAMEVDEQSNNSDVECLDESVTEIHSDNDDVFAMKNSTVKDIQNLSSSSEAQHNESTEIVDSNTDTTDVKICEENGSCGSPEIEEITDSAKNGHNTTTERTNKDQKQRKQRKQIDLGNITPRRSSRNIKRTSYIEKEIEEEVEDDGSDIEEIKMEDPLAGIDSKDKENSKLKSPIKNSKTTIVVNDTKRLVEIAAGSKSMKGGKKEPTLVIIDTNSILSGRGGVPVSSSKPHHTASSTSSFSVVPMGMTTQTMYPNMRTTITPVPMTSKSAQLSPKTSNMTTVTPTVTPPILPTLTDDMFVVEAPSFIVPYVYEKPPLKPLKEFVTKLEKCLEEKEKEERSNRVMEENKGDDCEEDSSESSQKNKDKDEDSENEGNDGNEGSSKSKDGEDKGDNSLDLTESGFSNISDKQDIRQEDRNKVLTYFDLPLGKFFMQIGVNLVQEYVQTDLLRTQKRKQGKQGSTSAETQLAINSLIKNLEFSKENNEPFHLELKKCEFCSFKTESTLVMQHHLETPHMRNYVYKCNFCTVEVRSPHDILFHMEAEHNTRGRLERGPAFHQCPNCPFEDNQKGKLTRHILACTKKFRPEKNLEPATDWEPPAKIPRLNRTRPVGPTNPSALAMAMSAKGPQPLLPKLLPAPITTGRGRGRPPMQPRYSDLKTLRPGGTTMRQDNVAGMMYRPTSSGLLVPTSYQFGSNQIFQVVGGSGTVMSAVSGVSSSSGGSSGQPTPIALVPNVIDSLSRLPSSQNTSPKNPTAKLLSQPSISITPLPRTTSQTSAPGSGTSSKSGGKTTFVICEICDGYIKDLEQLRNHMQWIHKVKIHPKMIYNRPPLNCQKCQFRFFTDQGLERHLLGSHGLVTSSMQEAANKGKDAGRCPACGRVYQWKLLNHVARDHGMTLKPAHLSYKCTVCTATFGMYKQFENHVYSAHSVVAKRVMDKKNAPSSPSSRSNDSLLKPLKINDEITIIPQPAKPTTRSGASQGRGK encoded by the exons ATGT ATCAATTGAACAGTGGTGGCCCCATGGAAGGCACGTTGGAAGAACCCCCTGTTAAGGACTCATCTCAGGCCAGTCCTGATAAGGTTCTCAAAG atGTGATTCCAAATGGTGTTAATGGAAATTATAATGACAGAGAAGAGTATGATGATGCAAATGTCGATGCATCTGAATTTGGATCTAAAGAAATTAACAGTGCTGAAAATGAGAAGAGGGAGGAAAATGGGAGGGAAGATGACGAAgatgaaaataaaatggaagTTGACATCGAAGAAAGGGATTTAGAATCTGAAGACAGTGAACAAAATGGGGTAGCTCAAAGTAGAAGTAACAGGGGTGAAATGTCAGAGTCAGAAAATGACTCAAAAACATCTAAATCATCTGAGGGTGTCAGTGAGATGGACAATTTTAGTGAAGTGTCTAAGACTGAAGATAAGTGTAAAAACACATCTTGTGAGGCTATGGAAGTTGATGAACAGAGTAATAACTCGGATGTCGAATGTCTTGACGAAAGTGTAACAGAAATACACTCTGATAATGATGATGTGTTCGCTATGAAAAATTCTACTGTTAAGGATATTCAAAATTTATCGAGCAGTAGTGAAGCGCAGCATAATGAAAGTACCGAGATTGTTGACAGTAACACAGATACAACtgatgtgaaaatttgtgagGAAAATGGAAGTTGTGGTAGTcctgaaattgaagaaataacaGACAGTGCAAAGAATGGTCATAATACCACGACAGAGCGTACTAACAAAGATCAGAAACAAAGGAAGCAAAGAAAACAAATAGATCTTGGTAATATTACGCCAAGAAGAAGTTCTCGTAATATAAAAAGGACAagttacatagaaaaagaaatagaagaGGAGGTAGAGGACGATGGTTCTGACATAGAAGAAATTAAAATGGAAGATCCTTTAGCTGGTATTGACAGTAAAGATAAAGAGAATTCTAAATTGAAATCACCAATTAAAAACAGCAAAACTACTATTGTGGTTAATGATACTAAACGGCTAGTGGAAATTGCAGCTGGTAGTAAATCTATGAAAGGAGGTAAAAAAGAACCTACCTTAGTTATTATAGACACAAATTCTATTCTTTCCGGGCGTGGTGGTGTTCCTGTGAGTAGCAGTAAACCTCATCATACTGCTTCCAGTACTAGTTCATTTTCAGTAGTTCCAATGGGTATGACTACGCAAACAATGTATCCTAATATGAGAACAACAATTACCCCTGTGCCCATGACATCAAAATCTGCACAGTTAAGTCCTAAAACCAGTAATATGACTACGGTAACACCTACAGTAACACCTCCTATATTACCTACATTGACTGACGATATGTTTGTAGTAGAAGCACCATCTTTTATAGTACCATATGTATATGAAAAACCACCTCTTAAACCATTAAAAGAATTTGTCACAAAACTAGAAAAATGCTTAGAAGAAAAGGAGAAGGAAGAGAGGAGTAATAGAGTCATGGAAGAGAATAAAGGGGATGATTGTGAAGAAGACTCGTCAGAATCGAGTCAGAAAAACAAAGACAAAGATGAAGACAGTGAAAATGAAGGAAACGACGGAAATGAAGGAAGTTCTAAAAGCAAAGATGGAGAGGACAAAGGTGATAATTCATTAGATTTAACTGAATCTGGATTTAGTAATATAAGTGATAAACAAGACATAAGGCAAGAAGATAGGAACAAAGTATTGACTTATTTTGATTTACCATTGGGAaaatttttcatgcaaattgGAGTGAATCTTGTTCAAGAATATGTGCAAACGGATCTTTTACGGACTCAAAAGCGTAAACAAGGCAAACAAGGTAGCACATCAGCTGAAACTCAGTTAGCTATAAATTCACTTATAAAGAATCTAGAATTTAGTAAAGAAAATAATGAACCATTCCACTTAGAACTGAAAAAATGTGAATTCTGTAGTTTTAAAACAGAATCAACCTTAGTCATGCAACATCATTTAGAAACACCACATATGCGCAATTACGTCTACAAGTGTAACTTCTGTACAGTCGAAGTACGTAGTCCTCATGATATTTTATTCCACATGGAAGCAGAACATAATACTCGCGGGAGGTTGGAGCGTGGTCCAGCTTTTCATCAATGTCCTAATTGTCCGTTTGAGGATAATCAAAAAGGCAAATTGACTCGACACATACTTGCTTGTACTAAAAAATTCAGACCAGAAAAGAACTTGGAACCAGCCACAGATTGGGAACCTCCAGCAAAGATTCCGAGATTAAACAGAACAAGGCCTGTTGGACCGACTAATCCGAGTGCACTTGCTATGGCAATGAGTGCTAAAGGACCACAACCACTTTTACCAAAATTACTTCCTGCTCCAATCACTACAGGTCGTGGAAGAGGACGACCACCTATGCAACCAAGATATTCAGATTTGAAGACGTTACGGCCGGGTGGTACAACAATGCGACAAG ATAATGTTGCAGGAATGATGTATCGTCCAACATCTTCCGGTTTATTAGTCCCTACTTCATACCAATTTGGTAGCAACCAAATATTTCAG GTGGTGGGTGGCTCTGGGACTGTCATGTCGGCTGTCTCGGGAGTGAGTAGCAGTAGCGGCGGCAGTTCCGGTCAACCCACACCCATTGCACTTGTACCCAACGTAATCGACTCTCTCTCTAGATTGCCCTCATCACAG AATACAAGTCCTAAGAATCCCACAGCAAAGTTATTAAGTCAGCCAAGTATATCTATTACTCCATTACCGCGTACTACATCTCAGACCTCTGCTCCCGGTTCAGGAACTTCATCAAAGTCTGGCGGGAAAACTACATTTGTTATATGTGAGATCTGCGATGGTTATATTAAg GACTTAGAACAACTACGTAATCATATGCAATGGATTCACAAAGTAAAAATACATCCAAAGATGATTTATAATAGACCTCCACTGAATTGCCAAAAATGTCAGTTTCGGTTTTTCACAGATCAG GGTCTGGAAAGACATTTACTTGGATCTCATGGGTTGGTCACATCGAGTATGCAAGAAGCTGCAAACAAAGGAAAAGATGCAGGCCGCTGTCCTGCTTGCGGCAGA GTATATCAATGGAAATTACTAAATCATGTTGCGCGAGATCACGGAATGACACTAAAACCGGCGCATCTATCTTATAAATGTACAGTTTGCACTGCCACATTTGGAATGTATAAGCAATTTGAAAATCATGTTTATTCGGCACATAGTGTCGTTGCTAAAAGAGTGATGGATAAGAAGAATGCACCTTCGTCTCCATCGTCCAGATCCAATGATTCCCTTCTGAAACCATTGAAGATTAACGATGAAATAACAATTATTCCACAACCAGCAAAACCCACAACCAGATCGGGTGCATCTCAAGGCAGAGGAAAATAG
- the MEP-1 gene encoding zinc finger protein MEP-1 isoform X2, which translates to MEGTLEEPPVKDSSQASPDKVLKDVIPNGVNGNYNDREEYDDANVDASEFGSKEINSAENEKREENGREDDEDENKMEVDIEERDLESEDSEQNGVAQSRSNRGEMSESENDSKTSKSSEGVSEMDNFSEVSKTEDKCKNTSCEAMEVDEQSNNSDVECLDESVTEIHSDNDDVFAMKNSTVKDIQNLSSSSEAQHNESTEIVDSNTDTTDVKICEENGSCGSPEIEEITDSAKNGHNTTTERTNKDQKQRKQRKQIDLGNITPRRSSRNIKRTSYIEKEIEEEVEDDGSDIEEIKMEDPLAGIDSKDKENSKLKSPIKNSKTTIVVNDTKRLVEIAAGSKSMKGGKKEPTLVIIDTNSILSGRGGVPVSSSKPHHTASSTSSFSVVPMGMTTQTMYPNMRTTITPVPMTSKSAQLSPKTSNMTTVTPTVTPPILPTLTDDMFVVEAPSFIVPYVYEKPPLKPLKEFVTKLEKCLEEKEKEERSNRVMEENKGDDCEEDSSESSQKNKDKDEDSENEGNDGNEGSSKSKDGEDKGDNSLDLTESGFSNISDKQDIRQEDRNKVLTYFDLPLGKFFMQIGVNLVQEYVQTDLLRTQKRKQGKQGSTSAETQLAINSLIKNLEFSKENNEPFHLELKKCEFCSFKTESTLVMQHHLETPHMRNYVYKCNFCTVEVRSPHDILFHMEAEHNTRGRLERGPAFHQCPNCPFEDNQKGKLTRHILACTKKFRPEKNLEPATDWEPPAKIPRLNRTRPVGPTNPSALAMAMSAKGPQPLLPKLLPAPITTGRGRGRPPMQPRYSDLKTLRPGGTTMRQDNVAGMMYRPTSSGLLVPTSYQFGSNQIFQVVGGSGTVMSAVSGVSSSSGGSSGQPTPIALVPNVIDSLSRLPSSQNTSPKNPTAKLLSQPSISITPLPRTTSQTSAPGSGTSSKSGGKTTFVICEICDGYIKDLEQLRNHMQWIHKVKIHPKMIYNRPPLNCQKCQFRFFTDQGLERHLLGSHGLVTSSMQEAANKGKDAGRCPACGRVYQWKLLNHVARDHGMTLKPAHLSYKCTVCTATFGMYKQFENHVYSAHSVVAKRVMDKKNAPSSPSSRSNDSLLKPLKINDEITIIPQPAKPTTRSGASQGRGK; encoded by the exons ATGGAAGGCACGTTGGAAGAACCCCCTGTTAAGGACTCATCTCAGGCCAGTCCTGATAAGGTTCTCAAAG atGTGATTCCAAATGGTGTTAATGGAAATTATAATGACAGAGAAGAGTATGATGATGCAAATGTCGATGCATCTGAATTTGGATCTAAAGAAATTAACAGTGCTGAAAATGAGAAGAGGGAGGAAAATGGGAGGGAAGATGACGAAgatgaaaataaaatggaagTTGACATCGAAGAAAGGGATTTAGAATCTGAAGACAGTGAACAAAATGGGGTAGCTCAAAGTAGAAGTAACAGGGGTGAAATGTCAGAGTCAGAAAATGACTCAAAAACATCTAAATCATCTGAGGGTGTCAGTGAGATGGACAATTTTAGTGAAGTGTCTAAGACTGAAGATAAGTGTAAAAACACATCTTGTGAGGCTATGGAAGTTGATGAACAGAGTAATAACTCGGATGTCGAATGTCTTGACGAAAGTGTAACAGAAATACACTCTGATAATGATGATGTGTTCGCTATGAAAAATTCTACTGTTAAGGATATTCAAAATTTATCGAGCAGTAGTGAAGCGCAGCATAATGAAAGTACCGAGATTGTTGACAGTAACACAGATACAACtgatgtgaaaatttgtgagGAAAATGGAAGTTGTGGTAGTcctgaaattgaagaaataacaGACAGTGCAAAGAATGGTCATAATACCACGACAGAGCGTACTAACAAAGATCAGAAACAAAGGAAGCAAAGAAAACAAATAGATCTTGGTAATATTACGCCAAGAAGAAGTTCTCGTAATATAAAAAGGACAagttacatagaaaaagaaatagaagaGGAGGTAGAGGACGATGGTTCTGACATAGAAGAAATTAAAATGGAAGATCCTTTAGCTGGTATTGACAGTAAAGATAAAGAGAATTCTAAATTGAAATCACCAATTAAAAACAGCAAAACTACTATTGTGGTTAATGATACTAAACGGCTAGTGGAAATTGCAGCTGGTAGTAAATCTATGAAAGGAGGTAAAAAAGAACCTACCTTAGTTATTATAGACACAAATTCTATTCTTTCCGGGCGTGGTGGTGTTCCTGTGAGTAGCAGTAAACCTCATCATACTGCTTCCAGTACTAGTTCATTTTCAGTAGTTCCAATGGGTATGACTACGCAAACAATGTATCCTAATATGAGAACAACAATTACCCCTGTGCCCATGACATCAAAATCTGCACAGTTAAGTCCTAAAACCAGTAATATGACTACGGTAACACCTACAGTAACACCTCCTATATTACCTACATTGACTGACGATATGTTTGTAGTAGAAGCACCATCTTTTATAGTACCATATGTATATGAAAAACCACCTCTTAAACCATTAAAAGAATTTGTCACAAAACTAGAAAAATGCTTAGAAGAAAAGGAGAAGGAAGAGAGGAGTAATAGAGTCATGGAAGAGAATAAAGGGGATGATTGTGAAGAAGACTCGTCAGAATCGAGTCAGAAAAACAAAGACAAAGATGAAGACAGTGAAAATGAAGGAAACGACGGAAATGAAGGAAGTTCTAAAAGCAAAGATGGAGAGGACAAAGGTGATAATTCATTAGATTTAACTGAATCTGGATTTAGTAATATAAGTGATAAACAAGACATAAGGCAAGAAGATAGGAACAAAGTATTGACTTATTTTGATTTACCATTGGGAaaatttttcatgcaaattgGAGTGAATCTTGTTCAAGAATATGTGCAAACGGATCTTTTACGGACTCAAAAGCGTAAACAAGGCAAACAAGGTAGCACATCAGCTGAAACTCAGTTAGCTATAAATTCACTTATAAAGAATCTAGAATTTAGTAAAGAAAATAATGAACCATTCCACTTAGAACTGAAAAAATGTGAATTCTGTAGTTTTAAAACAGAATCAACCTTAGTCATGCAACATCATTTAGAAACACCACATATGCGCAATTACGTCTACAAGTGTAACTTCTGTACAGTCGAAGTACGTAGTCCTCATGATATTTTATTCCACATGGAAGCAGAACATAATACTCGCGGGAGGTTGGAGCGTGGTCCAGCTTTTCATCAATGTCCTAATTGTCCGTTTGAGGATAATCAAAAAGGCAAATTGACTCGACACATACTTGCTTGTACTAAAAAATTCAGACCAGAAAAGAACTTGGAACCAGCCACAGATTGGGAACCTCCAGCAAAGATTCCGAGATTAAACAGAACAAGGCCTGTTGGACCGACTAATCCGAGTGCACTTGCTATGGCAATGAGTGCTAAAGGACCACAACCACTTTTACCAAAATTACTTCCTGCTCCAATCACTACAGGTCGTGGAAGAGGACGACCACCTATGCAACCAAGATATTCAGATTTGAAGACGTTACGGCCGGGTGGTACAACAATGCGACAAG ATAATGTTGCAGGAATGATGTATCGTCCAACATCTTCCGGTTTATTAGTCCCTACTTCATACCAATTTGGTAGCAACCAAATATTTCAG GTGGTGGGTGGCTCTGGGACTGTCATGTCGGCTGTCTCGGGAGTGAGTAGCAGTAGCGGCGGCAGTTCCGGTCAACCCACACCCATTGCACTTGTACCCAACGTAATCGACTCTCTCTCTAGATTGCCCTCATCACAG AATACAAGTCCTAAGAATCCCACAGCAAAGTTATTAAGTCAGCCAAGTATATCTATTACTCCATTACCGCGTACTACATCTCAGACCTCTGCTCCCGGTTCAGGAACTTCATCAAAGTCTGGCGGGAAAACTACATTTGTTATATGTGAGATCTGCGATGGTTATATTAAg GACTTAGAACAACTACGTAATCATATGCAATGGATTCACAAAGTAAAAATACATCCAAAGATGATTTATAATAGACCTCCACTGAATTGCCAAAAATGTCAGTTTCGGTTTTTCACAGATCAG GGTCTGGAAAGACATTTACTTGGATCTCATGGGTTGGTCACATCGAGTATGCAAGAAGCTGCAAACAAAGGAAAAGATGCAGGCCGCTGTCCTGCTTGCGGCAGA GTATATCAATGGAAATTACTAAATCATGTTGCGCGAGATCACGGAATGACACTAAAACCGGCGCATCTATCTTATAAATGTACAGTTTGCACTGCCACATTTGGAATGTATAAGCAATTTGAAAATCATGTTTATTCGGCACATAGTGTCGTTGCTAAAAGAGTGATGGATAAGAAGAATGCACCTTCGTCTCCATCGTCCAGATCCAATGATTCCCTTCTGAAACCATTGAAGATTAACGATGAAATAACAATTATTCCACAACCAGCAAAACCCACAACCAGATCGGGTGCATCTCAAGGCAGAGGAAAATAG